From one Lolium rigidum isolate FL_2022 chromosome 4, APGP_CSIRO_Lrig_0.1, whole genome shotgun sequence genomic stretch:
- the LOC124646732 gene encoding LOW QUALITY PROTEIN: probable transmembrane GTPase FZO-like, chloroplastic (The sequence of the model RefSeq protein was modified relative to this genomic sequence to represent the inferred CDS: inserted 3 bases in 2 codons): protein MANVWYEYLNHPLAAVAAVLLPYPTKSATNSXPPPPTAHLTSAPLSTXARALPSLSLPMFAASTATATIRLFLPRPAAACHPLLLPRRRPRHRCAVDASSSAKEPPRTLFPGGFKRPEIQVPALVLRVGVDEALGTGDAVAAAVARGVGIVVLEAGEEGGGRAYEAARALKAAVGDRAYLLIAERVDVASAVGASGVVLADDGIPAIVARSMMMKSNSDSIYLPLVARTIRSSDSARSATSSEGADFLIVNTGTDDFSAVFDDAGAQHVKIPVFFTLNDVQSEGSYSDTTSKLLQSGASGVVLSLAGIQHLGDNIIERDFIKVGAADSVPQVTYSSSSTLEETNNVMVLTREKTKIAGFTKLDERVMQLIAMEKPILSEAVAVIRKAAPMMEEAELLVDAASRLSEPFLLVIVGEFNSGKSTFINALLGRKYLQEGVVPTTNEITLLSYSEVDSESIERCERHPDGQFTCYLSAPILKEMNLVDTPGTNVILQRQQRLTEEYVPRADLILFVLSSDRPLTESEVGFLQYVQQWKKKVVFVLNKLDLYRNSDELEEASFFIKENARKLLNTEDVTLFPVSSRSALEVKLSYSKNNGREHYGEVLSSDPRWRSSKFYDLEHYLLSFLDGSTDNGKERVRLKLETPIGIADRLLTSCQRLVKLEYEKAIDDLTSIRDLVSGAKNYAEKIEADSYSWQKQISSLIERAKSRAITLMESTLQLSNIDLIFTYMLTGEKGPSAKATSFVQNDILSPALDDAVDLLSEYSTWLSSSNTREANLYLECFHERWDSLITQEERLPSDPNGLVNEGEKLSIKALNGFSASAAAKVFEEEIRAVATGTFGGLGVAGLSASLLTSVLTTTLEDLLALALCSAGGFFAISNFPGRRKLAVEKVSKAADELSRKVDEAIQKDISQSASKLVQFVDVASKPYQDACQRKIDWLQGVQSELSDGERKLQSLKVDIQNLHGL from the exons ATGGCAAACGTCTGGTATGaatattt AAACCACCCGCTTGCAGCCGTTGCGGCCGTGCTCCTACCCTATCCAACCAAATCCGCGACAAACT GTCCGCCACCTCCCACTGCTCACCTCACCTCTGCTCCGCTGTCCAC CGCGCGGGCACTCCCATCCCTCTCGCTCCCCATGTTCGCCgcttccaccgccaccgccaccatccgcCTCTTCTTgccgcgcccggccgccgcctgccaccccctcctcctcccacgcCGTCGCCCCCGCCACCGCTGCGCCGTCGATGCCAGCAGCTCCGCCAAGGAGCCGCCCAGGACGCTGTTCCCCGGCGGCTTCAAGCGGCCGGAGATCCAGGTCCCGGCGCTCGTCCTTCGCGTTGGCGTCGACGAGGCGCTCGGGACCGGCGACGCGGTGGCCGCCGCCGTGGCGCGGGGCGTGGGGATCGTCGTgctcgaggccggggaggagggcggcggccgcGCGTACGAGGCCGCTCGCGcgctcaaggcggcggtcggggaCCGCGCCTACCTGCTGATCGCGGAGCGAGTCGACGTCGCCTCGGCGGTCGGGGCCAGCGGCGTCGTGCTAGCCGACGATG GCATTCCTGCTATTGTTGCAAGGAGTATGATGATGAAATCCAACTCCGACTCCATATATCTCCCTCTTGTCGCTAGAACTATACGGTCTTCGGACTCTGCAAGAAGCGCTACAAGTTCTGAAGGGGCTGATTTTCTTATCGTAAATACGGGGACCGATGACTTCTCGGCTGTTTTTGATGATGCTGGTGCCCAGCATGTGAAGATTCCAGTTTTCTTCACTTTAAACGATGTACAAAGTGAAGGGTCGTATTCCGATACCACATCCAAGCTGCTCCAGTCAGGCGCTTCTGGAGTTGTTCTGTCTTTGGCTGGCATCCAACATCTCGGTGACAATATCATAGAAAGGGATTTCATTAAAGTGGGTGCCGCTGATAGTGTACCACAAGTCACTTACTCTTCTTCCAGTACGCTGGAAGAAACAAATAATGTAATGGTCCTAACCCGTGAGAAGACAAAAATTGCTGGATTTACCAAACTGGATGAAAGAGTGATGCAGCTAATAGCGATGGAAAAGCCTATTCTCAGTGAAGCTGTTGCTGTTATCCGCAAGGCAGCACCAATG ATGGAAGAGGCGGAACTTCTAGTTGATGCTGCTTCACGCCTGAGTGAGCCATTTTTGTTGGTTATTGTG GGAGAATTTAACTCGGGAAAATCAACTTTCATAAATGCTCTACTTGGAAGGAAGTATCTTCAGGAAGGAGTTGTACCCACGACAAATGAGATCACACTGCTGTCGTATTCAGAGGTTGATTCTGAAAGCATAGAACGTTGTGAGAGGCACCCAGATGGTCAATTCACATGCTATTTATCGGCTCCAATTTTAAAGGAG ATGAACCTAGTCGATACACCAGGAACAAATGTTATTCTCCAGAGGCAACAGCGACTCACTGAAGAATACGTGCCACGAGCTGACTTAATACTCTTTGTCCTTTCATCAGATAGACCATTGACTGAGAGTGAG GTCGGATTTCTCCAGTATGTCCAGCAGTGGAAGAAGAAAGTTGTATTTGTTCTAAACAAATTGGACCTCTATCGGAACAGTGACGAG CTTGAAGAGGCCAGTTTCTTTATCAAGGAAAATGCAAGAAAATTGCTCAACACCGAGGATGTAACACTGTTTCCTGTATCTTCACGTTCTGCTCTGGAAGTCAAACTTTCATATTCAAAAAACAATGGTAGAGAGCATTATGGGGAAGTTTTGTCAAGTGATCCTAGATGGAGAAGCAGCAAGTTCTAtgatcttgagcattacctattGAGCTTTTTAGATGGATCAACAGATAATGGGAAGGAAAGGGTCCGGCTGAAACTTGAAACACCAATTGGAATTGCAGACCGTTTGCTAACTTCATGTCAAAGACTTGTGAAACTAGAATATGAAAAGGCTATTGATGACTTGACATCCATCAGAGATCTTGTTTCTGGTGCAAAAAACTATGCTGAGAAAATTGAGGCTGACAGCTATTCCTGGCAGAAGCAGATTTCATCTCTT ATCGAGAGAGCAAAAAGTCGAGCTATAACCCTCATGGAATCTACGCTTCAGTTGTCAAATATTGACCTTATTTTTACATACATGCTTACGGGAGAAAAAGGCCCTTCCGCCAAAGCCACATCATTTGTTCAAAATGATATTCTGAGTCCTGCCCTCGATGATGCAGTC gATTTACTGAGTGAATATTCAACATGGTTGAGTTCTAGCAATACCCGTGAAGCAAATTTGTATCTGGAATGTTTCCACGAAAGATGGGATTCATTGATTACTCAGGAAGAAAGGCTCCCATCAGATCCAAATGGGCTTGTTAATGAGGGAGAGAAACTCAGCATCAAGGCACTGAATGGTTTCAGTGCTAGTGCTGCTGCTAAGGTTTTCGAAGAAGAAATTCGTGCAGTG GCTACAGGAACTTTTGGAGGGCTTGGTGTCGCTGGACTGTCAGCATCTCTTTTAACCTCTGTTCTGACAACTACGCTCGAAGATCTACTTGCTCTTGCTCTTTGCTCAGCTGGCGG attttttgcaaTATCTAACTTCCCTGGTCGACGGAAACTTGCGGTAGAGAAGGTCAGCAAGGCTGCGGATGAACTATCTCGTAAAGTTGATGAAGCTATTCAGAAGGATATATCTCAGAGTGCTAGCAAGCTTGTCCAATTTGTCGACGTTGCCAGTAAACCATACCAGGATGCGTGCCAGCGAAAAATAGATTGGCTGCAGGGTGTTCAGAGTGAGTTGTCTGATGGCGAGCGTAAGCTCCAAAGTTTGAAAGTCGACATCCAAAATCTCCATGGATTATAA